A region of Salvelinus alpinus chromosome 6, SLU_Salpinus.1, whole genome shotgun sequence DNA encodes the following proteins:
- the LOC139578467 gene encoding LIM/homeobox protein Lhx4-like, with translation MMQSAAVLPTESPVKGLPEILGVPMQQIPQCASCSQHILDKFILKVLDRHWHSKCLKCADCQALLADKCFSRAGNVYCKEDFFKRFGTKCASCQQGIPPTQVVRKAQDFVYHLHCFACVMCSRQLATGDEFYLMEDGRLVCKEDYETAKQNDDSEAGAKRPRTTITAKQLETLKIAYKNSPKPARHVREQLSSETGLDMRVVQVWFQNRRAKEKRLKKDAGRHRWGQFYKSVKRNRGGNKVEKESSADDAGLSDSELSFRDDQILSDLGHTNGLYGSVGDVANGGLLNGGFSLDAAGQPYHDIRPGSPYGLPQSPSSIASLSGHTPLLNNLGFTMDSIMIQGGQGGVGQALRAMAGGPTSDLSTGSSTGYPDFPTSPASWLDEMDHSQF, from the exons ATGATGCAAAGTGCGGCTGTTCTACCAACAGAGAGTCCTGTGAAGGGTCTACCGGAGATACTCGGTGTGCCAATGCAAC aaatCCCCCAGTGTGCGAGCTGTAGTCAACACATCCTCGACAAGTTCATCCTGAAGGTGCTGGACCGCCACTGGCACTCCAAGTGCCTCAAGTGCGCCGATTGTCAAGCGTTGCTGGCAGACAAGTGTTTCTCGCGGGCGGGAAATGTGTACTGCAAAGAGGACTTTTTCAA GCGGTTTGGAACAAAGTGTGCGTCATGCCAACAGGGGATACCGCCGACCCAGGTGGTGCGGAAGGCCCAGGACTTTGTGTACCACCTGCACTGCTTCGCCTGTGTCATGTGCAGCCGGCAGCTGGCCACTGGGGATGAGTTCTACCTCATGGAAGATGGCAGGCTGGTGTGCAAGGAGGACTACGAGACGGCCAAACAGAATG ATGATTCAGAGGCAGGTGCAAAGCGACCACGAACCACCATCACAGCCAAACAGCTGGAGACCCTTAAAATCGCCTACAAGAACTCTCCCAAGCCAGCGCGCCACGTCCGCGAGCAGCTCTCCTCAGAGACGGGGCTGGACATGAGAGTAGTGCAG GTGTGGTTTCAGAATCGTCGTGCAAAAGAGAAGCGTCTGAAGAAGGACGCAGGGCGGCACCGCTGGGGTCAGTTTTACAAAAGCGTCAAACGTAACCGAGGGGGCAACAAAGTGGAGAAGGAGAGTTCAGCAGACGATGCGGGACTGAGCGACAGTGAGCTCAGCTTCAGAG aCGACCAGatcctgtcagacctgggccacACCAACGGTCTATATGGGAGTGTGGGCGACGTGGCCAACGGAGGCTTGTTGAACGGAGGCTTCTCTCTGGACGCTGCTGGACAACCCTATCATGACATTCGGCCGGGCAGTCCCTACGGCCTCCCCCAGTCGCCGTCGTCCATCGCCTCGCTGTCCGGCCACACCCCGCTGCTCAACAACCTGGGCTTCACCATGGACAGCATCATGATCCAGGGGGGGCAGGGTGGCGTGGGACAGGCTCTCAGGGCCATGGCAGGAGGCCCCACCTCTGACCTCTCCACAGGGAGCAGCACGGGCTACCCAGACTTCCCCACCAGCCCTGCCTCATGGTTGGACGAGATGGACCACTCCCAGTTCTGA